The Carassius carassius chromosome 2, fCarCar2.1, whole genome shotgun sequence genome has a segment encoding these proteins:
- the LOC132102845 gene encoding E3 ubiquitin-protein ligase TRIM39 isoform X1 → MPFSRSFLSEEQLLCSICLDVFDNPVSTPCGHNFCMTCIGHYWDSVKHCQCPLCKQTFKRKPDLQINRTLREITEQFKGMKGNPGTSGRNVADRDAEEGETTQEIVGSTLRPGQLPGNLLEEMKQRLAQHRAHSNSLASQNETWSEQTVTPNMDSTSETQPPGFARQVSLRRYTLSGAADAMKVPLCPKHHRNLELFCRSDSECVCVECGQTEHQSHDITCAEKEWQSHKMKIGITENEIQEMTKNRMEKVEEIKQSLVNFKMLSEHEVQRSMQLFGALISSLERSQAGLLEVTEINRLSAEHQAELMIRELEQEITELRRRSTALAKLAQSENYITGLKGFSDISIPKAMKDWTGISLTCDLGTKTIYTSACQLLEQFKEELQKVPEFCLSVSTNQSPVKSHTKIKRIQEYAVDVTLDTNTAHPRLILSEDKKKVWCGEKRQQVPNNCERFDCVVCVLGCEGFSSGRHYWEVEVDGKTDWDLGVASHSCNRKGKIAVSPSNGYWFLSLRDKNSYAFRTEPSTAIPLSLRPQKIGLFVDYEKGQVSFYNVDAKMHIYTFMDIFSETIYPFFSPCTNKTGRNHAPLVIKPVLMD, encoded by the exons ATGCCATTCTCGCGAAGCTTCCTGTCTGAAGAGCAGCTGCTGTGCTCCATCTGCTTAGACGTGTTTGACAATCCGGTGTCCACGCCATGTGGCCACAACTTCTGCATGACCTGCATCGGCCACTACTGGGACTCAGTGAAGCACTGTCAGTGCCCCCTCTGCAAGCAGACCTTCAAGAGAAAGCCCGATCTCCAAATTAATCGAACTCTCAGAGAGATCACTGAACAGTTCAAGGGGATGAAGGGAAACCCGGGGACTTCTGGAAGGAATGTGGCAGATAGAGACGCTGAGGAAGGGGAAACGACACAAGAGATAGTTGGTAGTACACTTAGGCCAGGCCAACTTCCAGGTAATCTTCTTGAGGAAATGAAGCAGCGACTCGCACAGCACAGGGCACACAGCAATTCTCTGGCCTCTCAGAATGAAACGTGGTCTGAACAAACTGTTACACCAAACATGGATAGTACTAGTGAGACCCAGCCACCTGGTTTTGCCAGACAGGTGTCCCTGCGAAGGTATACCTTGAGTGGGGCGGCAGATGCCATGAAAGTCCCCCTTTGTCCAAAACATCACCGGAACCTGGAGCTGTTCTGTCGATCTGATTcggagtgtgtttgtgttgagtGTGGACAAACGGAACACCAGTCACATGACATCACATGTGCCGAGAAAGAGTGGCAAAGTCATAAG ATGAAGATTGGTATCACAGAGAACGAGATACAGGAGATGACCAAGAACAGGATGGAGAAAGTGGAGGAGATCAAACAATCACTAGTTAATTTTAAA ATGCTGTCAGAGCATGAGGTGCAGCGCAGTATGCAGCTGTTTGGGGCTTTGATAAGCTCCCTCGAGCGCAGTCAGGCTGGGCTGCTGGAAGTGACTGAGATAAACCGTCTCTCAGCAGAGCACCAGGCTGAGCTCATGATCAGAGAGCTGGAGCAGGAGATCACAGAACTGAGGAGGAGAAGCACAGCACTGGCCAAACTGGCCCAGTCTGAAAATTACATCACCGGACTGAAG GGCTTCTCTGACATCAGCATTCCCAAGGCAATGAAAGACTGGACGGGTATCTCACTGACCTGTGACCTTGGAACGAAAACAATTTACACCTCTGCCTGTCAGCTACTGGAACAGTTTAAGGAGGAGCTTCAGAAAGTACCTGAATTCT GCCTCTCTGTGTCCACTAACCAATCACCTGTGAAATCACACACAA AAATAAAGAGAATACAGGAATATGCAG TGGATGTGACCCTGGACACCAACACTGCTCATCCACGTCTCATCCTATCAGAAGACAAGAAGAAGGTCTGGTGTGGTGAAAAGCGTCAACAAGTTCCCAACAACTGTGAGCGCTTCGACTGTGTAGTCTGTGTCCTGGGCTGCGAGGGATTCAGCAGTGGCCGACACTACTGGGAGGTGGAGGTGGATGGCAAGACTGACTGGGATCTGGGAGTGGCGAGTCATTCCTGCAACAGAAAGGGTAAGATCGCAGTCAGCCCCAGCAATGGCTACTGGTTTCTTAGCTTGCGGGACAAGAACAGCTATGCCTTTAGGACTGAGCCTTCCACTGCCATTCCCCTCAGCCTTAGACCTCAGAAGATAGGGCTATTTGTGGACTATGAAAAAGGCCAAGTGTCATTTTATAATGTGGACGCAAAGATGCACATCTACACATTTATGGACATCTTCTCTGAGACTATTTACCCATTTTTCAGTCCCTGTACCAacaaaacaggcagaaatcatgcTCCGCTGGTGATCAAGCCTGTCCTTATGGACTGA
- the LOC132102845 gene encoding E3 ubiquitin-protein ligase TRIM39 isoform X2 translates to MPFSRSFLSEEQLLCSICLDVFDNPVSTPCGHNFCMTCIGHYWDSVKHCQCPLCKQTFKRKPDLQINRTLREITEQFKGMKGNPGTSGRNVADRDAEEGETTQEIVGSTLRPGQLPGNLLEEMKQRLAQHRAHSNSLASQNETWSEQTVTPNMDSTSETQPPGFARQVSLRRYTLSGAADAMKVPLCPKHHRNLELFCRSDSECVCVECGQTEHQSHDITCAEKEWQSHKMKIGITENEIQEMTKNRMEKVEEIKQSLVNFKMLSEHEVQRSMQLFGALISSLERSQAGLLEVTEINRLSAEHQAELMIRELEQEITELRRRSTALAKLAQSENYITGLKGFSDISIPKAMKDWTGISLTCDLGTKTIYTSACQLLEQFKEELQKVPEFCLSVSTNQSPVKSHTKIKRIQEYAEDKKKVWCGEKRQQVPNNCERFDCVVCVLGCEGFSSGRHYWEVEVDGKTDWDLGVASHSCNRKGKIAVSPSNGYWFLSLRDKNSYAFRTEPSTAIPLSLRPQKIGLFVDYEKGQVSFYNVDAKMHIYTFMDIFSETIYPFFSPCTNKTGRNHAPLVIKPVLMD, encoded by the exons ATGCCATTCTCGCGAAGCTTCCTGTCTGAAGAGCAGCTGCTGTGCTCCATCTGCTTAGACGTGTTTGACAATCCGGTGTCCACGCCATGTGGCCACAACTTCTGCATGACCTGCATCGGCCACTACTGGGACTCAGTGAAGCACTGTCAGTGCCCCCTCTGCAAGCAGACCTTCAAGAGAAAGCCCGATCTCCAAATTAATCGAACTCTCAGAGAGATCACTGAACAGTTCAAGGGGATGAAGGGAAACCCGGGGACTTCTGGAAGGAATGTGGCAGATAGAGACGCTGAGGAAGGGGAAACGACACAAGAGATAGTTGGTAGTACACTTAGGCCAGGCCAACTTCCAGGTAATCTTCTTGAGGAAATGAAGCAGCGACTCGCACAGCACAGGGCACACAGCAATTCTCTGGCCTCTCAGAATGAAACGTGGTCTGAACAAACTGTTACACCAAACATGGATAGTACTAGTGAGACCCAGCCACCTGGTTTTGCCAGACAGGTGTCCCTGCGAAGGTATACCTTGAGTGGGGCGGCAGATGCCATGAAAGTCCCCCTTTGTCCAAAACATCACCGGAACCTGGAGCTGTTCTGTCGATCTGATTcggagtgtgtttgtgttgagtGTGGACAAACGGAACACCAGTCACATGACATCACATGTGCCGAGAAAGAGTGGCAAAGTCATAAG ATGAAGATTGGTATCACAGAGAACGAGATACAGGAGATGACCAAGAACAGGATGGAGAAAGTGGAGGAGATCAAACAATCACTAGTTAATTTTAAA ATGCTGTCAGAGCATGAGGTGCAGCGCAGTATGCAGCTGTTTGGGGCTTTGATAAGCTCCCTCGAGCGCAGTCAGGCTGGGCTGCTGGAAGTGACTGAGATAAACCGTCTCTCAGCAGAGCACCAGGCTGAGCTCATGATCAGAGAGCTGGAGCAGGAGATCACAGAACTGAGGAGGAGAAGCACAGCACTGGCCAAACTGGCCCAGTCTGAAAATTACATCACCGGACTGAAG GGCTTCTCTGACATCAGCATTCCCAAGGCAATGAAAGACTGGACGGGTATCTCACTGACCTGTGACCTTGGAACGAAAACAATTTACACCTCTGCCTGTCAGCTACTGGAACAGTTTAAGGAGGAGCTTCAGAAAGTACCTGAATTCT GCCTCTCTGTGTCCACTAACCAATCACCTGTGAAATCACACACAA AAATAAAGAGAATACAGGAATATGCAG AAGACAAGAAGAAGGTCTGGTGTGGTGAAAAGCGTCAACAAGTTCCCAACAACTGTGAGCGCTTCGACTGTGTAGTCTGTGTCCTGGGCTGCGAGGGATTCAGCAGTGGCCGACACTACTGGGAGGTGGAGGTGGATGGCAAGACTGACTGGGATCTGGGAGTGGCGAGTCATTCCTGCAACAGAAAGGGTAAGATCGCAGTCAGCCCCAGCAATGGCTACTGGTTTCTTAGCTTGCGGGACAAGAACAGCTATGCCTTTAGGACTGAGCCTTCCACTGCCATTCCCCTCAGCCTTAGACCTCAGAAGATAGGGCTATTTGTGGACTATGAAAAAGGCCAAGTGTCATTTTATAATGTGGACGCAAAGATGCACATCTACACATTTATGGACATCTTCTCTGAGACTATTTACCCATTTTTCAGTCCCTGTACCAacaaaacaggcagaaatcatgcTCCGCTGGTGATCAAGCCTGTCCTTATGGACTGA
- the LOC132102858 gene encoding putative transcription factor Ovo-like 1 — translation MPRAFLVKKTWNSLGKRNWSDLPDHERGDIYIPVSMSPVALREETEASPAEVALCLSTRKDHSIYTYHQMYTNDPGAVVPAAELPSCTALGQSPETEHIRSTHNNTYERTKIKVTTGELPKEVPPIVPSVTTSTPASIATSCSPPAAKSPSVQLSGGTYVCQVCQKVFQFQRMLNRHLKCHSEQKRHLCDFCGKGFNDTFDLKRHVRTHTGVRPYKCNLCEKAFTQRCSLESHMKKIHGVMQQYAYKERRSKLYVCEECGLTASTQDALLHHLHTKHPNNLLLRAKGARRLSPVGNATKDDTSQPGSPLSNNSDDTVGSGGR, via the exons ATGCCACGAGCTTTTCTAGTGAAGAAAACGTGGAATTCACTCGGCAAGAGAAACTGGAGCGATCTACCGGATCATGAACGCGGAGACATTTATATTCCAG TCTCCATGTCTCCCGTTGCGCTTCGAGAGGAGACCGAAGCCAGTCCAGCAGAGGTGGCACTGTGCCTGTCCACTCGCAAGGACCACAGCATATACACGTACCACCAGATGTACACCAATGACCCCGGTGCAGTGGTTCCTGCTGCTGagctcccatcatgcactgctctAGGCCAGAGTCCAGAGACCGAGCACATCCGAAGCACACACAACAATACATATGAGCGCACTAAAATAAAG GTCACCACAGGTGAGCTTCCCAAAGAGGTTCCACCTATTGTTCCTAGCGTAACTACCAGTACACCTGCTTCTATAGCAACATCTTGCTCCCCTCCTGCCGCTAAGTCACCTTCAGTGCAGTTGAGTGGTGGTACTTATGTTTGCCAGGTGTGTCAAAAAGTTTTCCAGTTCCAGCGCATGCTAAACAGACACCTGAAATGTCACAGCGAGCAGAAGAGACACCTGTGCGACTTTTGCGGAAAGGGCTTTAACGACACCTTTGATCTCAAGAGGCACGTTCGCACACACACAG GTGTTCGACCATATAAGTGCAATCTCTGTGAGAAGGCCTTCACTCAGCGCTGCTCTCTGGAGTCGCACATGAAAAAGATTCATGGTGTCATGCAGCAGTACGCTTACAAAGAGCGCCGCAGCAAGCTGTACGTCTGTGAAGAGTGCGGCCTTACGGCTTCTACCCAGGATGCATTGCTGCATCACCTCCACACTAAACATCCAAACAATCTCCTCCTGCGGGCCAAGGGGGCACGAAGACTGTCACCAGTGGGGAATGCTACTAAAGATGACACCTCCCAACCTGGTTCCCCTCTCTCTAATAATAGTGATGATACTGTAGGGTCAGGAGGGAGGTAG